A segment of the Promicromonospora sukumoe genome:
GGTCAGAGCGTCGGAGCCTGCGGGGGTACGCGGGGGTTGGCGGGTGTATGCGGGTGTTGAACCCCCGCGCTTCCCCCGCGTACCCCCGCCTACCCCCGCATCGGAAATCGCTGTGACCTGCGACGACGGGTGTTGCGGGTGTTGCGGGGGTTGGATACGGGACACCTCAGGTGGCGTGAGCGCCCACACGGTGACCTTCTGCCGGTTGCGGGCTCCGAGGTCGTCCACGGTCCACCCGGCCGACCGCAGCGCCGGGGCGTTCCGCTTCAGCACCCCGGCCACGGCCCGCACGCTCCGAGGCCACGACCGGGGCGGAAGCCCATCGGGCTGGACCAGGGCGTGGAGGTCGGCGGCGCTGCCCTGCCACGGCTCGGTGACGGCCTCGGCCAGGGCCGCGAGGAACGGGTCAGACGTGACCGCATCCAGGGCGGCACTGTTGGCTTGATCGGCGTACGCCGTCAGGGAATCGGTGCCGTGGATCTGGTCCAGCGCTGCAAGCACCATGGCGAAGTCCGCCATACGGGGCATCGACTCCAGCCGCACCGAGGCAACCCGCACCTTGGCCGCCCGGACCTGGGACAGCAGGGCCCCGAACACTCGGGGCCAGGCCGACTCCCAGGCCGTGAGTAGCTGCGACTCCGGGCGGCGTCGGTCCTCGGTGATGCGGTCCAGGTTCACGACGATGGACCGGTCAGCGAGGTCCGGGGCCATGGCCCCGACGTCGATCCCGTTCATGACCAGCACCCGCCGGAACGAGAACACCGCCAGCCCGTCATCCGAGAACAACTCGCGGCGCACGTCGCCGTCGCCGGTCACCGCGCGGCACAGGGAGTCGGACAGCCACGGCTGAATGGCGCTCAGGTTGTCCAGCCCCACCACCCAGGAACCCTGGGCGGCAGTGACCCACCCGTCCGCGTCGCGGGGTGGCTTGCGCAGCGGCACCGGGGACGGGTCCACGAGTTGCACCAGATTCTTTGTCGCGGATGACTTGCCGGTGCCCTGCTCACCCAGCAGCGCCAGCATCGGGTGCGGGATGCGCTCCCATCCGAGGGCGGCCACGAGCCACGCCAGCACGAGCGGCCGGTCAGCCTCGGTGACGTTCAGCAGCGCCCACAGGTCGTCCAGGCTCCCGCCTTCCTCGGGCATCGGCAGAGCGCCGGTCAGGGCGGTGCGGCGGAACAGCACCGGGGACTCGGTGACGACTGACCATCCGTCGCTGCCGACCCGCACGACGTGTTCGGCGGCGTCGCCCAGGTCGATCCAGGTAGCCCCGTCCTGCTCGGCAACCCGGATGTGGACTTCCTCGGGCTCGGCCTCGCCCGCCGTGCCCTGGAGCACCAAGAGGGCATCTGCAAGGGCCTGCTGCCCTGCGATGGCGCCGGTCTGCTGCCGGTACGCCTTCGCCAGTTCCGCGCGCAGCGAGGACCGGCCGCCGCGCAGCATCCGCACGACGTTGCCACCCGTGCGCGGCACCGCGTAGGCGTCGCCATCGGGGGTGCACCCGAGGTCGTACCGCTTCAGGGCCAGGTCCACGAGAACAGCCGCGGCTGTTTTCTGCCCGCTCTCGGTGCCGCTGTTCTCGGGCGTGGCGGCCGAGGGCATCACCTCGGCCGTGGGCTCGGCAGTGGGCTGCTCGGGGGCGGTCATGCTGCGCTCCCGAACTGCTCATCCAGCCACGCCTCAACATCGGTCAGGCGGTAGCGCAGGTGACGGCCGATCTTGACACCGGGCGGCGTCGGGCGACCGGCGGAGCGCTGCACGTACAGCGAGCGGACGGGGATGCGGAGCATGTCTGCGACCTCCTCAGGGGTGAGTAGTACCGGGACGGTCCGGCCGGGCTGGGCACCGATGCTCTGTACGGTCATGGGGTCCTCCGGGACTCGTGATGCGGCGTGGTGGTCAGGCGGCAGTGCGGGGCTTGGTGGCACCGCGCCGGATGCCGGAGCGGATGGTCTTGTACGCCTCGGCCTCGGTGAACGGCGGGCGCTTGGGGTCGTTGGCTGGCTTGCCGTAGTGAGCGGTGCAGGCGTCCAGCAGCACCCCGGCGGCCTCGCCCTCGCTGAGCGAGCCACCCGCGACGAACTCCCCGAGGCAGCGCGCGGCGAGAAACAGCGCGTGATTGCGACCCCCCTCGGGGGCCTCACGGACGTGCTCGGCTTCCTTCGCCAGCACTGCCCGCAGGTACGCGGAACGGTCCGTGACGGGGCGCAGCTCTCGCACGCCGGACGGCTCCACCGGGCGGGGCGTGAGGCGCTGGACCAGCCAGGCCGGCAAGGGCGTCGCCTCGATCTGGGCCGTCACCTCGTAGCGTCCGGCGTCGGTGGTCGTGGGCGGGGCGACGACGTAGCCGCCCTGCCCTCGGGTGTCGATCAGTGCGCCGAGGCGACCGGCGGTGTTGCCGAGCGGTGTGGGCAGGTGGGCCGTGGTGTAGTAGCGGTGGACGCCTCCGGAGGGGGTGCGGGTGGTCCAGGTGGCCGGAAGCCCCTCCGTGCGGCCGTGAGCCGCTGTGAGGGCCGCCAGAGTGTCCTCACCGGGCGCGGTGGCCGCGCCAGGCTTGGGGGTGTCGGTGTCGATGACCAGCAGGCCCGAGGGCCCGCAGGCGATGCCGATGCCGTAGGGGCGGGCGGTCCAGGCGCGAGTGATTCGGTCGGGGTCGGTGGTGGCGCGCTGCTCCCACCCGGTGTGCTCGCGACGGCACCAGGGGTCGGTGTGGTCGCACTCGGCGGCGGGGTG
Coding sequences within it:
- a CDS encoding ATP-binding protein, yielding MDLALKRYDLGCTPDGDAYAVPRTGGNVVRMLRGGRSSLRAELAKAYRQQTGAIAGQQALADALLVLQGTAGEAEPEEVHIRVAEQDGATWIDLGDAAEHVVRVGSDGWSVVTESPVLFRRTALTGALPMPEEGGSLDDLWALLNVTEADRPLVLAWLVAALGWERIPHPMLALLGEQGTGKSSATKNLVQLVDPSPVPLRKPPRDADGWVTAAQGSWVVGLDNLSAIQPWLSDSLCRAVTGDGDVRRELFSDDGLAVFSFRRVLVMNGIDVGAMAPDLADRSIVVNLDRITEDRRRPESQLLTAWESAWPRVFGALLSQVRAAKVRVASVRLESMPRMADFAMVLAALDQIHGTDSLTAYADQANSAALDAVTSDPFLAALAEAVTEPWQGSAADLHALVQPDGLPPRSWPRSVRAVAGVLKRNAPALRSAGWTVDDLGARNRQKVTVWALTPPEVSRIQPPQHPQHPSSQVTAISDAGVGGGTRGKRGGSTPAYTRQPPRTPAGSDALTSTNGGAGVAGDEYGPSQVAACDDCGEPLNGPGYTTRCRPNHNVTTLEVNHVA
- a CDS encoding helix-turn-helix domain-containing protein, which codes for MTVQSIGAQPGRTVPVLLTPEEVADMLRIPVRSLYVQRSAGRPTPPGVKIGRHLRYRLTDVEAWLDEQFGSAA
- a CDS encoding bifunctional DNA primase/polymerase; this encodes MNAKRWSSTHAGSTPAENRHGALLATALEYAARGWAVFPLTPGSKRPATPRHPAAECDHTDPWCRREHTGWEQRATTDPDRITRAWTARPYGIGIACGPSGLLVIDTDTPKPGAATAPGEDTLAALTAAHGRTEGLPATWTTRTPSGGVHRYYTTAHLPTPLGNTAGRLGALIDTRGQGGYVVAPPTTTDAGRYEVTAQIEATPLPAWLVQRLTPRPVEPSGVRELRPVTDRSAYLRAVLAKEAEHVREAPEGGRNHALFLAARCLGEFVAGGSLSEGEAAGVLLDACTAHYGKPANDPKRPPFTEAEAYKTIRSGIRRGATKPRTAA